The Candidatus Schekmanbacteria bacterium RIFCSPLOWO2_02_FULL_38_14 DNA segment TAGAATATGTAATCAGAAAACAGTAAGGAGTAACCTTGGAAACTGAATGCTTTTTTAATCCACCAGATATTCCATATAAGCATCGATCCATCAATATCATCACCAAGTTTATGAGTGTTAAATTTTGCTATCCATGGATAAGTGAGGACAATAGTTAATAAAACATAAATGCACAGAACTATTAGATTTGGCTTAAAAAAAATATTCTTTTTATTATGTTTAAGCATTGATAATGAATTTTATCTGAAATTAATTTTAAAAGTAAACTTCATTTTCCAAAAAAGAAAGCAGATTAATAACGGTTATCGTGTTTACATTGTTTCGTCTCATATTATTTTTATTGCATTTTGTTAAAATATTATATTATTAATAATTTATTATGTCATTTAACAAAAAACTGAATATTTCTGCTTTTTTCCCTTGTTACAATGAGGAAAAGAATCTTGAAGCCTTAACAAGCTCAACTCTAAACTTTTTCCAGACAATTTCAGACCAATATGAAGTAATTATAGTAAACGACGGAAGTAAAGATAATACCAGAGAAATTGCTGAAACCATAGCAAATAAAGACCCGCACGTAAAAGTATACAATCATGAAACCAATTATGGATATGGGGCTGCTCTTAAAACTGGATTCAAAAATTCTATCTATGACTATATTTTCTTCACTGACGGAGATAACCAGTTTGATATAAAAGAGATTGGAGGATTGCTTCCATACGCTGAGGAGTTTGATATTGTAGCTGGTTACAGGATTAACAGAAGGGACAATTTCATGAGGAGATTAAATGCCTGGAGTTTTAACCTTTTTGTAAGAATACTTTTTGGATTGAAAATAAGGGACTTAAACTGCGCCTTCAAGCTCTTCAAAAAAAAGGTTATAGATTCTATTGATATAGACTCTACCGGAGCTTTCATAAACGCTGAAATTCTAATCAAGGCTAAGAAAAAGGGATTTACAATCAAAGAAGTTGGAGTAACACACTATCCAAGACAATGGGGAAGCCAGACAGGGGCAAACCCGAAAGTAATCTTCAAAGCATTTCAAGAGCTTTTTAAGCTGCGTGGGAAGCTTAAGTAGCAGTTATTGAATCTTTATGCAGCAGGCTTGCGTGGAATCTTTAAATGTAAGGAATATTTTTTAATATATTTGCTCGCTAAACCCAACAGCCTGTCTACCATCAGGCAGGCAAGCTGTGTGGATGTGCTCGCTATGCATTTTCAGGTAAAAACAAAACTTCCAATATTTGCCATCATATTTATTGCCCATCTTATAGGAGTATTCGGGTTTTTATCTAATTGTGATTTTCTGAGTGAAACTTCTTTGCTCAACGATGACTATTCCATCCATTTTTCTCACATTGATCCGGTTAAAAAAATTTTTTCTGAAACAGGGAAACTTTGGGGGTACAGCCCGTTTTTTATGGCCGGATATCCAAAGTCAACAGTCTTTGATGCTGACGCAAAATCAGCAGAGATTATAGCTCTTGTTTTTTCATCAATCAATTCTGCCGTTGTTTACAAATTTTATATTCTCTTTAACTTCCTTCTGTCACCTTTAATATATCTATGGGCTTCAAAAAACCTAAACTTACAGGGCAATAAATTATTAATAGCCTTTGCCATGGGAACAGCCTACTGGTGGAACTCTCCGGCTTTAAGATTTAATCTTGCAGGTCAGTTCGCATTTATCTTTGTCTCCTACATCGGATTATTAATCTTTTCTTTATTTTATCGCTTTCTAAAAGAAGAAAAAACTGTGTTTATGCTATTGGCAATGATTATTGGGACATTTGCACTGAGTGTCCATATTCTTGCACCAATTAACATTGCAGTTCCCTGCCTTCTTCTTTATGCGGTTTTTTCAAGAAGAATGAGATTAAAAAGCCATATCTATGTAATATCATCCCTTGCTCTTATACTTTTTTTCAACAGCCCTTGGATTATACCTTTCATAAAATATTATTCTCTGAATAATCTCTCTGAAATAGAATGGTTTTTTGGCTCAAAAAATCCTTTTTTCTTCGTTGATTCTTACTTCCCCGGAGGAAGCATTTTCCGTTATCTGAGGCTTGCGATTTTAATCTGTGCCATCGGAGGTTTTATTAAATGGAAGGCAAAAAGGAATGATTTGCTCATACCATTAGGAGGTGGCTCAATTGTTCTTTTTATTTTTGCCTATTTCGGGGCATATTTTACTTTTGAATTTTTGCAAAATCCCTGGAGATACGAATTTATTCTCAACCTGTTTCTCTTCATACCGGCTTCTGATTTCCTCTCAGAAATCTTTGAAAAACAGGGAAGAATATCATTTCAAAAAAGAATTATTGCTATTGTTGCTTGTATATTTCTTCTTATTACAATTTTTCCTAAAAATTTAGCTAAGGCAGCAAAAATGCTTTCCATCCCTTCAGGAAATGATAAGATTATGGTATATGACAGGCTAAATAAAACAACCAAAGGACATGATTATTTTTCCCATGAAGCTATTCCCACTTCTCATCTGCCTGCACCTGCTTCAGAATTAATAGACTGGATAAAGAAAAATACTTCAAAAAGCGGAAGAATACTTCTTGAAGATTCCTGCTGGCAGAGCGGACATGCCTACTGGGGAACTCATCTCCCTGCTCTTTTCCCTTTATATACTGACCGAGAATTTATTGGTGGTCCCTTACCTCAATTCTTCATGAAACATCATTTTGCAGAATTCCATGATGCAACCATTTTTGAAAAACCAATAAAAGAGCTATCTTCTGAAAAACTCAGGAGATACTTTGATCTTTACAATGTAAAATGGATAATATGCTTCATTTCAAATTCAAGGGAGTATTTTGACAGCCATCCGGAAATAGTAACACTGCTAACAAAAATAGATAAATTTTATATCTATGTGGTTAACAGAAACCCAAACTTTTTCCTGAAGGGCAATGGAGAAATCAGTTCCGATTATAACCACCTGTACCTAAAAAATGTTTCCCCCGGGAACATAACAATAAAATATCACTGGCATGATACTCTTAAAACAAAACCTGAGCGGAAAATAGAAAAAGTTACAATAATGGATGATCCAATTGGGTTTATTGAAATCTATAACGCTCCTGAGAAAATAGAGATATATAATGCTTACTAAAAACGGACTGTCATCTCATGCTGGCATTCTACCTATCTTGTCATTAGCTGTAATTTTTCTTTTTATTAACCTCGGAGATGTGAAACTCTGGCAGGATGAGGCAGAGACTGCCATGCTTGCAAGGTCTGTTCTCAAAGGCGGAATCCCCAAAGCATGGGATGGGAAAAACCTTATATCCTCTTTAAACGGAGCAGACTTTAATGAGGATTTTATCTGGACATGGCATCCCTGGGCTCAGGCATATCTGACGGCTCTTTCTTTTTCCCTGCTCGGAGAGAGTAATTTTTCAGCCCGTTTCCCGTTTGCTTTGGCAGGATTTTTAACAATTTTTTTTCTATATCTATTAAGCCTTAAACTCACTAATGATAACAAAATTGCTCTCTTATCTTCATTTTTTCTGACTATTTCCCTTCAATTTATTCTCTATAGCAGACAATGCAGATACTATTCATTACTTGCTCTTTCTGTTATTCTTATAATTTATTCTTTTTACAAACTCCAAAGCAAGACAGGAAGGATTCTGTTTATACTTTCCTCAACCTTGCTTTTCCATAGCAATTTTCTTCCTTTTTTCCCAACTATTTTTGGGCTTTTTGTTTTTTTAATTATTACAAATAATCAAAGAAAAAATATAAAACATTTTTTGTTCTGCAGCGCAATTATTTTTCTTCTAACTATTCCGTGGTTAATTTATACAAAAGGCTTCTCACAAGGAGTTTCTCTATTGGGAAAAGGCGGAGAACCATCATTTATAGCCCAGGAATTTGATCTGTTAAAAATAGTTAATGAAAACGTATTTCCTCTTATTTTCATTCCAGTTGCAATATATTTTTTGTTTAAAAAGCGTACCGCCCACCGGGAAATTTATCAGCTACTGCTCATTATAATTATTTTAAATCTCTTATTTCTTCCCTATATAAGCTATACTCAAAATATAATAGGAATGAGATATGCCGTAGGGTTAATACCTCTTTTCTCTTTTCTTTCAGCACTGATAGTAAAAACACTCGTTGATTACAAAAGATGGCTTGGATATTTTGTTTTCTTAATTTTAATCTCAACCAATATTTTAAACAGCTTCCCAAATATCATCTTTAATGCAGTAAGTATACCTTTAAAAGAAAACACAAAAACTGAAAATCTAAAATCTGAATTTAAGAATATGCTTTTGGGAAAGAAAATCTATTTTGATTTTCTATATGAATTGACTCACAGCTACAAAGGCCCTGTTGACGGCATTGTTGGATTTCTGAATAAATACGGAAAAAGAGAAGATACTGTTTTAACCAACTATGAATCAGCCCCTATACTTTTCTATACAAACCTCAATATTGCCTATGTCATCTCAAATAAACCAGAGTTCTATAGCTCCATCCCGTCAAATGAGTATAATCCAATCATTGAAAAAAAGCTTCCAGATTATGTTTATACCCTAAAAAAAGTTGACTGGATAATACCAAGAGCAAATTACAGGAACCGTCTTTTTAACCGGGATAAAATATTAAAAGAAATGGAGAAAGAAGGACACAGGATAAAAAGGTATGAAATTGATTCTCCTGACCTTCCGTGGAATAACAGAGCTGATATCCGCTATCATAAATTTAGAAATGTGGAAAATTATCAAAAAGTAGTTATATACAAGGTAAACTGAATTCACTCACAGAACTTTTCTTTCTTTTATCCTGTTAAGTATGAAATTTACAACTTTGCCATCCGTGAAATTCTCTTCTACAGCCATTTTGACCCCCTTATAGTAATATCTTTTATCATCTTCATTCAATGTTTTTTCTCCTTTAATGATTCTGCTAATTTCGTTTTCCAATGCTTCTGAATAGAATTTATTTTCTAATCCGTATCCTTGCTCAGGCTGAAAATATGACTGAACAAAGAAATAACCCCAAACCTTTCTTCCATATTCTATGCCAATTCCCTGAAAACAAAATCCCTTATATTTATCTTCAATTTCTTTGATTGCTTTTCCTGATTTCATAACCAAATCAGAAGAAAGATACATTCTGGATTCAGCATAGTAAAACTCGAAAGCCATTAATCCTCTCCCAAGTCCGAAATAACATGCAGGTTTATACCTGTCATCTACCATATTTATTAAAGCAAGAACCACTGAAATATCCCATTCTGAAGATAACCCGTTATCTAATGAAGAATACCTGTGAAATTGCATGAGTGCTTCATAAGCCAATCCCTGATAGCAAAAAGCCCTGTAGGGTTCAGGAATCTTTTCAATAAACTCGCTACATCTACTGAGATCATCTTTAAAGAGCATAACGCTTGCTCTCCCTATTCCTGAATATAGGTATTTCCTGTATTCAGGTTTGGCTCTATCAATAGCTTTCACTCCTTCGCTAATGTTTCCTCTGAAGATCTTTCCAAAATCAATCCCTATTAGCTCATAATATTCAGGAATATATTCCTTATCCATCCTTCCTATTAAATGGTTTATCCTTTCAAATTTATCCCCGCGGTTCTTTATATACCTTGGTAGAAGTTCATCGTAGTGATACCCTTTAAGAATAAAACCTTTCCCGATTTCATCAAATCTAATAAGCCTTAAATTGCTGTAAAGACCTGCAGCTATCAAAAACACAAAAGTAAGCACGGATAATATTTTTAGGACAGTATTATTAAACTCTGACCAGATTGTTTTTAGTCCTAATGTAATCGTAAGAAATATGAATGGATAAAGGGGAGCATAATACCTGTATTTGGAAACATCAAACCATTCAAGCTCGACAATCTTCGGGTTATAGAATCCGCTGAATGTAAAAATGGATAAAAATATTATGATGTAGGTTACAGGGAGGAGTTTTTTCAGGCTTTCTTCACTGGGTTTCAGGTTGTTTCCAACAGGATGGGATTTATTTCTTAATTTTTTGTTTAACGGCATTAAATAAACAAAAAGAAAAACCAGAAAAGAAAAGATAAAAACGAAATAATATAAGTATGAAATAATATCTATGCTATCCCACCCGATACCGAATCCAAAAGACAAGGGGACATCTTTTAAAAATATCTGGTAAAATTTTTTAGTGAGGTAACTTATGTTATATTTGTAATCGACTTTTGCGAGGAATTCATCTGAGAATAACTTGAACCCGTTTACATCCCTTTGATACAGGTTATAGCCTATCCATGGAGAAAACCCTGCAAAAGAGCCTGCAAGATAGATAAAAAAAGATTTTTTCAGGAAAAAGCCTTTATCCCAAATGAACCATAACGCAAAAAGTGTAATTATGGTTATCAGGGATATATATGAAAAATATATTGAGAATCCGCTCAGCAGTCCAAAGAGCAAAAAATAGCTGTTTTTCACAGGGTTACTTTTTTTGTCTGCGTAAATGATTTTAAAAAACAGGATGATTGCAATGATTGTAAAGAAATTAGATTCGCAGTGATTCCCCCAGGCTATTAAAGATACTTTTGAATAAAAAGGCGGCGCGAGGATAAAGAAAACAGAGAAAAGAAGCGCTATTGAGCGGGAGAAATATTCATCTAAAAACTTATACCAGAGAATAAGTGTTCCCAAAGAAAAAAGAAGTGATAAGAGCTTAAGGGAAATAAGGGAAGGCCCAAACAAAAAGAAAAACGGTGCTGTTAAAATTCCTGAAACGAGCGTGCCTCCTGAATGGGGATAAGCCTGGTAGTCATAGAGAGGCATTTTTACCTTTCCGCTGACTATATCTTTTGTTATACAGCCGTTGGTTCTTTCTTCATAGGCAAATATTTCATCTATATTTGTAAAGAGTAAAGAGAGGCGCAGGAATAAAAAGAGGGAAATAATACCTATTAAAAAAATATATTTCCTTTCTTTTCTTTCTAAGTTCATTCTCTTCCCTTGAGTCAGAAAATAATCCGCGAAGCTTCCATAAACCTGTAAATTTCCTCTGCTGCAATCCTGTGGGCTTTGGATCTCCAGTGGCCCCATGAGTAGAGACCATTGTCAGATTTTGCTTCCTGCCTGAGTTTCGGCAGAAGGTCAATGACCATTATCCCGTCTGAATTAAGCCTTTCCGCAAGCAGGGAATTTAAACTTTCCATATTATAATTTCTTTTATTAAGGTGATATTCTGTCATGAGTCCATCAAAAGATGCTTCATAAACCTGAAAACCTGCCGGGATTAATACAACTACTACCCCTGCACCTAATTTTTCTGATTCTTTTTTTATCTCTTTTATTATGCTCACAGTAAGTTCAAAACCCTTTTTATATTTTTCCGGCAGTGGATTTTCAAAATAGGGAAAATTTTCCATATCGAGTATTGCATATTGGCTGTAAAATTCGCTTATTCCCCATTTCCACAGAAGATTTTCGATTCTTGATTTAATTAAGAAATAGGCAAGGCTTTTTTCTTTTAAATAGCGGTCAATATGGCAGAAAAGAAGGGCAGGGAATTTTCTTTCAAGGTCTTCATCTATTTTATTTTCAATATAGATGTCATAGAGAAACCCGTTGTCCTTTACCCGTCTTCTTTTAACCCCGCCTATCTGGTTGTCCAGAAAATCGTTTCCTACGTAGAAACCTACGAGAACCAAATCTGGCTTGTAATATTTCCCATCCTTTTTTAAAACACGGAGTTCCTGGTCATTGCCATATCCCGGCACGCCGATATTTATAACCTCAATATTCTTCCCAGTATATTGTTCCTTAAGAATTCTCTCTAGGACTTTGGCGTAAGTCTCTTCCATTTCAACGCCCTCGCCAAAAGTGAAGGAGTCTCCCAAGGCAAGAATTTTTAAATCAGTTTTTTCATTGGCGTTATACTCCCTGTCCCTTAAACCTCTTGAGTTAGTAATCAGCCTGTGACCCTCAAAGATTGTAGAGAGATTTGGCTTCAGGCAATAGCCTGAAGCCTTATTGTTCTGGTAAACGTCCCTGTTAGCAAAATCTCCAAAAATATTTTGCAGTCTACCCTGAGGGATAAGCCTTAAGGAGATTTCTATCACCAAAAGAATAAAGAAAGCAGCAGCTATTGCCAGAGCAAAACTGCGGATTGTATTTTTTAATCTTTGCATGTTATTTAATACTGAAAATGCTATTATATTTTTTTAATGCAAATTTTGAGATTATATTGTGCCTCTATGTTTCATAGCCAGTCTGTAGGGGCAGAGCTTGTCTCTGCCCTTTGCGGGCAACCGCAAGGTTCGTCCCTGATATCTACCAATAATTTCTGGTTAATCAGCCTTCCGGCTGCGAAAAAATTCCAATAGTTAAATGATAACACGCAGAAGCTTCCCATTTCTTTTATTTTAAATTTTCCCACTGTGTAAAAGCATTTTATCCAATGTTTAAACTTGAACCATAAATTCCCCTTGTCATAGTAATCAAAAGGTATTGGGTAATCTATTGGCCAATCCCACCATTCCTCCTTATCTTTTACAAATTGGTGAAGCCAGGAATGTTTGATTTCCTCTTTGCAGCTGCTTTGGAAATAGTCATCATAAAGCTGGGTTGCATAGCAATTGATTAGCCCGTGCTTAACTGTCTTAAAATCTTCATCAAGTGATATTGTGCCATTTGGGCCTGCGCCTAAAGTCGTTTCTTCCCATGGTATTTTTTTGCAGTTATCCGTAAAATCTCTGACAGCTAATTCCGGGCTTTGAGGGTCCGGATATTCTTCTTCCTCGCGGGCTTTCTCAGGCAGGTCATAGTGAATCAGATATCTGTGTATCTTTATATGGTCAACATCAGGATTTCCTTCCCTTTTTAATTCCTTAACGGCCTTCCTTAAAAACAATAAGGATGCTTTATGGTCAGAATGAAAATCAAACTCATGGGTTACAAAAATATCTGTAGGTCTGAAATCTGACAAGATTTTTTTAAGGTCGCTAATTATATAATTTCTATTATAAAGCGGTTTTTCTCCAAGATAAATTTTATAATGATAGCTGTTTTTATAGGGAGAACTGTATCCACTTTTTGTATGCAGTACCATAGTAAAATTAAAACCCTCTTTCAGATAAATGTCATTATAGTCACAGTTGTATATTCCCCAGAGTAATCCATCAGGATATCCTAAAAAGATTATATCTTTTGGTTTAAGTCCGAGTTTACCCATTGCAGTAAAGGTTTCATGCTGGCGTATATAGCCATAATCAACAAAATCAATATCGCCGTCTTTATCATAGTCATAAACCGTGTTGCCCTTGGGCCTGAAGAGGAGGTCTCCATTGGTAATCAGGACTATTTTAACCGGATTACCCTGTCTGATAGTTTCTGAAATCACCATCGCGCAGCCCAGGGTTTCATCATCCGGATGAGGGGCAATTATTAAGATTCTGCTTTTAGAAAATTTCTTTGGTTGCTTTGTTTCATCTGAAAATCCCCCTGAATCCCCCTTTGACAAAGGGGGACTAAGGGGGATTATACCTTTATCCTTTGTTCCTTGTTCAGACAGGTTTGTTACACCATAAGCTAAATTTCCATTGATAATTTTAGAAGAGATGCTTAACTGAAAAGGCATCAGGATGGCTAAAGAAAATATTATGGTTCTAAGAATGGCAAACCTGTAAAACGAGAACTGCATTATTTGCTTTAGAAAAATATGTTTTTTGACATTTTATATTATTACTCTTGACTTGTTTTTTATTAAAGCATGATATATTAATTTTAAAAAATTTGCAAAAGGATTATATGAAATCACTTTCAATAATTATTCCTGCTTATAATGAAGAAAACAGAATCTTACCCACTCTCAAAGCCCTGGATGATTTTTTCAGAAAAAATAATTTTTCTTATGAGATAATAATAGTTAATGATGGCAGTCTTGATTCAACTGTGAAAGTTGTGGAAGAATGTAGGAAGAGCAATCCAAATCTGCATCTGAAATTAGCGAACCTTGAAAGAAATATGGGCAAAGGGATGGCTGTTAAAAAAGGAATTGAAGAAGCACAGCATGACATAATCATGTTTTTTGATGCTGACCTTTCCTGCGAACCCTCAAATATTAAAAGGGCATTTTCTTATTTTGAAAATCCTGACATTGATATTGTCATAGGCGACAGGAATCATAAAGATTCTGAAATAGTGAATCCTCCTTCTTTTTTACGAAGAATTTCGGGCAAGATTTATGCATGGATGGTAGGCAAATTTATCCTTAAAGGGATAACTGATTCCCAGTGCGGATTCAAAGTATTCAGGAAGGAAGCTGCAAAAAGAATTTTTAGAAAAACTACTATTCCGCGTTTTGGATTTGATGTAGAATTATTATATATTGCTAATAAGGCAAATTTCCGGATAATGAAAATGCCTGTAAGGTGCATAAACTCTCCTGGGTCAAGAGTTAAAGTCATCTCTGATTCTTTGGTTATGTTTAAGGATCTTTTTATCATCAAAGCCAATGACAGGAAAGGGCTTTACGATAATATAGGGAAATATTGAGTTTAGGATGTTACAATTTGCGGATTTATACGCTCGTTGAAGAGAAATCTTTTCCCCTGTAGTTTTAAAGCTCTTAAAAAATTTTTAATAGAAAATATAATTCTGTCCCTTTTACCCAACAGGTCGAGCTGGGAAAGGGGGACATTAAAATCTGTCGGAAGGTCCCACCACTCCTCTCTATCTTTTACAAAGAGTTGCATCCATGAATATTTTGTTTCTTTAATGCAAGGATGTTGAACTTTTGATACAGTATTTGGGTTTTGAGTTAAATAACAACCTATTACTTCATATTTAAGTTTTTTAAACTCAGAGCTTAATGGGATAAAACCATTAGGAGGATACTTTGTTATTGTATCTTCCCACTTTATGCGATTGCAATTTTTATCATCTCTTACTCCAAGCCTTAGATTATCCGGATCGGGGTAATTGTTTTTGCCAGCAAGATGGATTAAGTACCTGTGGGTTTTAATTCGAAAAGCAAACTCCTTGTTCAAATTTTTGAGATCCTTCAGAGCATTTCTCACGAAAAGAGGAACTGCCTGATGGTCATGATGAGTATCAAACTCAGAAGTAACAAATATATCCGTAGGTCTAAAAGCTTCAAAAATTTCTTTTAAGTCATTTATAACATAATCCCTTGAATACAATGTTCGCTCGTCAGAATAAGCCAATGAGTGATAAGCGTTTCTGTAAGGGGAAAAACTTGTATTCCCGCAAGTTATCACAGGAGACATTTTAAAAGGCTTTTTTATGTCATAATAGACCCTGTCATATTCACAATTATAAAGCCTCCATAAATTACCATCTGGATAGCCTAAAAAAATGATATTATTACGTTCAAGACCTAGTTTCCCCATAGCTTTTATTGTCTCTTGTTGTCTTATATAACCGTAATCTACATAATCAATATATCCATTATGGTCAAAGTCATACATTTTCTTTTTGTCAATAAAAAATAAGCGATCTCCGTTAGTCATGAGGAGAAGCTTGGCCGGATATCCTTTTTCTACTGCATCTGAAATTACCTTTGCACATCCCAGAGCTTCATCATCAGGATGTGGTGCAATTACAAGAATCCGTTTTTCTTTATTTTGAATCAGAATATTTCCCTTTTTTAATCCTTCAAAATAAAAAGCTTCATATTCTCCGGGTATTCTGTTAGAAAGATAGTCCCCAATGGTACTGCTTTTAAATACTTCTCCAATTGCTTCTCCAAAACCCTTATAAGCACTGCCTCTGAATTCTTTTTCAAGCCCGCTCATCCAGTAAAATGATTTGTCCGCATAGTTATCAAGCTCTTTAAAATAATACTTTCTTAATTTTGGATTTATCTCTTCTAACTGAAACAAATTCAGTCTGACCCCGTTTAAAGAATCCCCGATTCCTTTGCCAATTCCTTCATAACAATATTTCCTGTGTTCAAGGGGAATATCTTTTATATATTCCTTTTTGACTCCATTTATCTGGTAATAGAATGGGTTTAAACTAACAAGAGAGTATCCAAATCCAAAATAGAAATAAGTCTTGAAATCATCATCAATATTTTTCAGAAAAATGTCTGACAACTCTGTATTGCGCGGTTTGGACTTAATCCTTGCCATACATCCAAGAGCTTCATAGCAAAAAGGCTTGTACTCTTGCGGGACCTTGTTTATAAAGCTAAAAATCTTTTCAAGGCTTGCCCTATTTTTTGAAATATAAAAACTTGCTATCTCCCTGAAGGCTCCGTAATAAAAATATTTTCTGCAGTCCTTTTCAATTTTTTCTGCCACTTTATTAACTTGGAAAATATTATTATGATTTACATCCAATACAGTCTTTATCCCAAAATCTTCTGCTCCCAATGGCTTATACTCTTCTTTAAAATTATTTAATTTTGCAGCGATTTTATCAAAGTCTTTATTTGGAAAAATAAATCTTCTAATATAAGGTTCAACCCAGTATCCTTTATGAACCAGTCCGCTTGCAAAGTTTTTATTTAAAGATATAAAAGCAAGATTACTGTATAACCCAATAAGGCAAAGAAATACTATAACTGATACTCCTATAAAAGTTTGTATTTTTTTTCTATCTTTGAAAATAATTTTATCGAACGCAACAGAAATAACAGCAAACAGGAAAGGAAACAAAGGAAGAAGATATCTGTAATAATTTAAAGATTTATATACCTGGTTTGTTCCTCGAACAAAATTAGGAGCTCCAAATTCGCTTACTGTAAGAATCAAGAGAAATAC contains these protein-coding regions:
- a CDS encoding cell wall biosynthesis glycosyltransferase, which encodes MSFNKKLNISAFFPCYNEEKNLEALTSSTLNFFQTISDQYEVIIVNDGSKDNTREIAETIANKDPHVKVYNHETNYGYGAALKTGFKNSIYDYIFFTDGDNQFDIKEIGGLLPYAEEFDIVAGYRINRRDNFMRRLNAWSFNLFVRILFGLKIRDLNCAFKLFKKKVIDSIDIDSTGAFINAEILIKAKKKGFTIKEVGVTHYPRQWGSQTGANPKVIFKAFQELFKLRGKLK